In Ipomoea triloba cultivar NCNSP0323 chromosome 7, ASM357664v1, a single genomic region encodes these proteins:
- the LOC116026145 gene encoding RING-H2 finger protein ATL68-like, whose amino-acid sequence MRPASQALSFFFLLIICTLICKKTIKMFPGSTFLNYVVFVATQLKWAWDFLLLQSFCQARPGAALFKIDVAAVSGGAGAELGVRRFEGGAGEVECAVCLCKIEEGEEVRDLRCEHVFHKVCLDRWLGTGRSTCPLCRNHVKPPRAAALDELHRHQEVIVFDVFGGRRRDRCTWWLR is encoded by the coding sequence atGAGACCAGCTTCCCAAGCTCtatccttcttcttcctcttgaTCATCTGCACTTTAATCTGCAAAAAAACCATAAAGATGTTTCCCGGGTCGACGTTCCTAAACTACGTCGTTTTCGTGGCGACGCAGTTGAAATGGGCGTGGGATTTTCTCCTGCTGCAATCTTTCTGCCAGGCGCGGCCGGGGGCGGCGTTGTTCAAGATCGACGTGGCGGCGGTTTCCGGCGGCGCCGGGGCGGAGCTGGGGGTGCGGCGGTTCGAGGGCGGCGCCGGGGAAGTTGAGTGCGCGGTTTGTCTTTGCAAGATTGAGGAAGGGGAAGAGGTTAGGGATTTGAGGTGCGAGCACGTGTTTCACAAGGTTTGTTTGGATAGGTGGCTCGGGACGGGGCGGAGCACGTGCCCGCTTTGTAGGAATCACGTGAAGCCGCCGCGGGCGGCGGCGCTGGACGAGCTCCACCGCCACCAGGAGGTTATTGTGTTCGACGTGTTCGGTGGGCGGCGCCGGGATCGGTGCACGTGGTGGCTTAGGTGA